Proteins encoded together in one Micromonospora auratinigra window:
- a CDS encoding phosphoglycerate kinase: MTIRNLDDLLAEGVSGRRVLVRADLNVPLDKQSGEITDDGRIRAVLPTLSALVKAGARVVVCSHLGRPKGAPDPQFSLRPVAGRLGELLDAPVHFAEDTVGDSARSTVDALADGQVALLENLRFNKGETSKDSAERGAFADQLAAFGEAYVDDAFGAVHRKHASVYDVPARLPHVAGRLVLREVEVLSRLTGAPERPYVVVLGGSKVSDKLAVIEALLPTVDRLLIGGGMCFTFLKAQGHEVGTSLLEEEMVETCRNLLERAPGKIMLPVDVVAADAFAPDAAHDTVPADGIPSHRLGLDIGPETVAGFAAVLSDAKTIFWNGPMGVFEMAAFANGTRGVAEAITKADAFSVVGGGDSAAAVRALGLDESSFGHISTGGGASLEYLEGKTLPGIAALEN; the protein is encoded by the coding sequence GTGACGATTCGCAACCTCGACGACCTGCTCGCCGAGGGGGTGTCGGGTCGGCGCGTGCTGGTGCGCGCCGACCTGAACGTCCCGCTCGACAAGCAGAGCGGTGAGATCACCGACGACGGCCGGATCCGGGCCGTCCTGCCCACCCTGAGCGCGCTGGTCAAGGCCGGCGCCCGGGTGGTCGTCTGCTCGCACCTGGGCCGCCCGAAGGGCGCGCCGGACCCGCAGTTCAGCCTCCGTCCGGTCGCCGGCCGGCTGGGTGAGCTGCTGGACGCCCCGGTGCACTTCGCCGAGGACACCGTCGGCGACTCGGCCCGTTCCACCGTGGACGCCCTGGCCGACGGCCAGGTCGCCCTGCTGGAGAACCTGCGCTTCAACAAGGGCGAGACCAGCAAGGACTCCGCCGAGCGGGGCGCCTTCGCCGACCAGCTCGCCGCCTTCGGCGAGGCGTACGTCGACGACGCCTTCGGCGCGGTGCACCGCAAGCACGCCAGTGTCTACGACGTGCCGGCGCGGCTGCCGCACGTCGCCGGTCGCCTCGTCCTGCGTGAGGTCGAGGTGCTCAGCAGGCTGACCGGCGCGCCGGAGCGGCCGTACGTGGTGGTGCTGGGCGGTTCCAAGGTCTCCGACAAGCTGGCCGTGATCGAGGCGCTGCTGCCCACGGTCGACCGGCTGCTCATCGGCGGCGGGATGTGCTTCACCTTCCTCAAGGCCCAGGGCCACGAGGTGGGCACCTCGCTGCTGGAGGAGGAGATGGTCGAGACCTGCCGCAACCTGCTGGAGCGCGCGCCGGGCAAGATCATGCTCCCGGTCGACGTGGTGGCCGCCGACGCCTTCGCCCCGGACGCCGCGCACGACACCGTGCCCGCCGACGGCATCCCCAGCCACCGGCTGGGTCTGGACATCGGCCCGGAGACGGTGGCCGGCTTCGCCGCCGTGCTGTCCGACGCGAAGACGATCTTCTGGAACGGCCCGATGGGCGTGTTCGAGATGGCCGCGTTCGCCAACGGCACCCGGGGTGTCGCCGAGGCGATCACCAAGGCCGACGCGTTCAGCGTGGTCGGCGGCGGTGACTCCGCCGCGGCGGTGCGCGCCCTCGGCCTGGACGAGTCCTCGTTCGGCCACATCTCCACGGGCGGCGGCGCCTCCCTGGAGTACCTGGAGGGCAAGACCCTCCCCGGCATCGCGGCTCTGGAGAACTGA
- the rapZ gene encoding RNase adapter RapZ, protein MSEARTGELVPTGAEARPASTEADTSLVVVTGLSGGGRSTVARALENVGYYVVDNLPQALMLDMAELAFKAGGAARRTAMVLDVRSRAFSTDLAGAIRELRERGFQPRVVFVDADDDVLIRRFESVRRSHPLQGEGRLADGIAVERALLEEAREQADVIIDTSHLNVNQLRRRVEELFGGEDARRLRITVLSFGFKYGLPPDADFVMDARFLPNPYWVPELREHTGREEAVSAYVLNQEGADAFVAGYADLVNATTAGFEREGKRYLTVAVGCTGGKHRSVAIAEELAIRLRQSGIAANAQHRDLGRE, encoded by the coding sequence GTGAGCGAGGCGCGGACGGGTGAGCTGGTGCCGACCGGGGCCGAGGCGCGGCCGGCGTCGACCGAGGCGGACACCAGCCTGGTGGTGGTCACCGGCCTCTCCGGTGGTGGGCGCAGCACGGTGGCCCGGGCCCTGGAGAACGTCGGCTACTACGTGGTGGACAACCTGCCCCAGGCGCTCATGCTCGACATGGCCGAGCTGGCCTTCAAGGCGGGCGGGGCGGCCCGGCGTACCGCGATGGTGCTGGACGTGCGTTCGCGCGCCTTCTCCACCGACCTGGCCGGCGCGATCCGGGAGCTGCGCGAGCGCGGCTTCCAGCCCCGGGTGGTCTTCGTCGACGCCGACGACGACGTGCTGATCCGCCGCTTCGAGAGCGTCCGCCGCTCGCACCCGTTGCAGGGCGAGGGGCGGCTGGCCGACGGCATCGCCGTCGAGCGGGCGCTGCTGGAGGAGGCCCGCGAGCAGGCCGACGTGATCATCGACACCTCGCACCTGAACGTCAACCAGCTCCGCCGTCGGGTCGAGGAGCTGTTCGGCGGCGAGGACGCCCGCCGGCTGCGGATCACCGTGCTCTCCTTCGGCTTCAAGTACGGCCTCCCGCCGGACGCCGACTTCGTGATGGACGCCCGTTTCCTGCCCAACCCGTACTGGGTGCCGGAGCTGCGCGAGCACACCGGGCGCGAGGAGGCGGTCAGCGCGTACGTGCTCAACCAGGAGGGCGCGGACGCCTTCGTGGCCGGGTACGCCGACCTGGTCAACGCGACCACGGCCGGCTTCGAGCGGGAGGGCAAGCGCTACCTCACCGTCGCGGTCGGCTGCACCGGCGGCAAGCACCGCAGCGTGGCGATCGCCGAGGAGTTGGCGATCCGGCTGCGCCAGTCCGGCATCGCCGCCAACGCGCAGCACCGGGACCTGGGGCGGGAGTGA
- the gap gene encoding type I glyceraldehyde-3-phosphate dehydrogenase: MTIRVGINGFGRIGRNFFRAVLASGADIEIVAVNDLTDNATLAHLVKYDSILGRLPHEVKASADEITVGGKAIRVFEEKDPGKLPWGEVGVDVVIESTGFFTDATKAKAHIDGGAKKVIISAPAKNEDVTVVMGVNQDQYDPAKHNIISNASCTTNCLAPMAKVLQDTFGITKGLMTTIHAYTQDQNLQDAPHKDLRRARAAALNIVPTSTGAAKAIGLVLPELKGKLDGYALRVPIPTGSATDLTVEVGRETTVDEVNAAIKAAAEGPLKGVLVYNEDPIVSADIVTDPASCIFDAPLTKVIGNQVKVVGWYDNEWGYSNRLVDLVKLVGQSL, translated from the coding sequence GTGACCATCCGGGTTGGCATCAACGGCTTCGGCCGGATCGGCCGTAACTTCTTCCGGGCAGTGCTGGCGTCCGGCGCCGACATCGAGATCGTGGCGGTCAACGACCTGACCGACAACGCGACGCTCGCCCACCTTGTCAAGTACGACAGCATCCTGGGGCGCCTGCCGCACGAGGTGAAGGCCAGCGCCGACGAGATCACCGTGGGCGGCAAGGCCATCCGGGTGTTCGAGGAGAAGGACCCCGGCAAGCTGCCGTGGGGCGAGGTCGGCGTCGACGTCGTCATCGAGTCCACCGGGTTCTTCACCGACGCCACCAAGGCGAAGGCGCACATCGACGGCGGGGCCAAGAAGGTCATCATCTCCGCGCCGGCGAAGAACGAGGACGTCACCGTGGTCATGGGCGTCAACCAGGACCAGTACGACCCGGCGAAGCACAACATCATCTCGAACGCCTCGTGCACCACCAACTGCCTCGCGCCGATGGCGAAGGTCCTCCAGGACACCTTCGGCATCACCAAGGGCCTGATGACCACCATCCACGCGTACACGCAGGACCAGAACCTGCAGGACGCGCCGCACAAGGACCTGCGTCGGGCCCGCGCCGCCGCGCTGAACATCGTGCCGACCTCCACCGGCGCCGCGAAGGCCATCGGCCTGGTGCTGCCGGAGCTCAAGGGCAAGCTCGACGGGTACGCGCTGCGGGTGCCGATCCCGACCGGCTCGGCCACCGACCTGACCGTCGAGGTCGGCCGGGAGACCACCGTGGACGAGGTCAACGCCGCGATCAAGGCCGCCGCCGAGGGCCCGCTCAAGGGCGTCCTGGTCTACAACGAGGACCCGATCGTCTCCGCCGACATCGTCACCGACCCGGCGTCGTGCATCTTCGACGCGCCGCTGACCAAGGTCATCGGCAACCAGGTCAAGGTCGTCGGCTGGTACGACAACGAGTGGGGCTACTCCAACCGCCTGGTCGACCTGGTCAAGCTGGTGGGTCAGTCGCTGTGA
- the whiA gene encoding DNA-binding protein WhiA codes for MAMTAAVKDELSRVDVPKPCCRRAEMAALLRFAGGLHIVSGRVVVEAELDTGAVARRLRREVAEVYGYPSEIHVLASGGLRKGSHFIVRVVKDGEALARQTGLLDVRGRPVRGLPPHVVAANVCCAVSAWRGAFMAHGSLTEPGRSSALEITCPGPESALALVGAARRIGITAKNREVRGVDRVVVKDGDAIAALLTRIGAHSSVLAWEERRVRREVRATANRLANFDDANLRRSARAAVAAAARVTRALEILAEDAPNHLTSAGRLRLEHRQASLEELGALAEPPLTKDAIAGRIRRLLALADKRARDLGIPDTEAAVTPDMLVV; via the coding sequence ATGGCGATGACGGCTGCGGTCAAGGACGAGCTGAGTCGGGTCGACGTGCCCAAGCCCTGCTGCCGGCGGGCGGAGATGGCCGCCCTGCTCCGGTTCGCGGGCGGCCTGCACATCGTCTCCGGCCGGGTGGTGGTGGAGGCGGAGCTGGACACCGGCGCGGTCGCCCGGCGGCTGCGCCGCGAGGTCGCCGAGGTGTACGGCTACCCGAGCGAGATCCACGTGCTCGCCTCCGGTGGGCTGCGCAAGGGCAGCCACTTCATCGTGCGGGTGGTCAAGGACGGCGAGGCGCTCGCCCGGCAGACCGGCCTGCTGGACGTCCGGGGCCGGCCGGTGCGCGGGCTGCCGCCGCACGTGGTCGCCGCCAACGTCTGCTGCGCGGTCTCCGCCTGGCGGGGCGCGTTCATGGCGCACGGGTCGCTGACCGAGCCGGGCCGCTCCAGCGCCCTGGAGATCACCTGCCCCGGGCCGGAGTCCGCGCTGGCGCTGGTCGGCGCGGCCCGGCGGATCGGCATCACCGCGAAGAACCGCGAGGTGCGCGGCGTGGACCGGGTGGTGGTCAAGGACGGCGACGCGATCGCCGCGCTGCTCACCCGCATCGGCGCGCACTCCAGCGTGCTGGCGTGGGAGGAGCGGCGGGTGCGCCGGGAGGTGCGGGCGACGGCCAACCGGCTGGCCAACTTCGACGACGCCAACCTGCGGCGTTCGGCGCGCGCCGCGGTGGCCGCCGCCGCCCGGGTCACCCGGGCGCTGGAGATCCTCGCCGAGGACGCGCCCAACCACCTCACCTCGGCCGGGCGGCTGCGCCTGGAGCACCGGCAGGCCTCGCTGGAGGAGCTGGGCGCGCTGGCCGAGCCGCCGCTGACCAAGGACGCCATCGCCGGCCGGATCCGCCGGCTGCTCGCGCTGGCCGACAAGCGGGCCCGCGACCTGGGCATCCCGGATACGGAAGCGGCCGTCACGCCCGACATGCTCGTGGTCTGA
- a CDS encoding glucose-6-phosphate dehydrogenase assembly protein OpcA, whose amino-acid sequence MIGLWDTTGNEVVKALAAERRSAGGVASGMALTLIVVVDEKRVREAEAAATIAAAAHPCRLLVVVRSDVERERNRLDAEIVVGGRLGPCEAVVTRMYGRLALHAESVVMPLLVPDVPVVTWWHGEPPEEIATDFLGVVADRRITDSAQAADPIAALRQRAEDYAPGDTDLAWTRITPWRTLVAGAFDTTEAKVTEATVVAPRTDPTAALMRGWLSARLGIEPAWQHTDEFPRMREVQLRCANGDELTLTRDDSIATFRRTGQDDRTLPLVRRPLGDELAEELRRLDADQVYAEALGAAAGLTGLDQRPAQRVHVWKDPATAQRAEAGVTAHAGATARQ is encoded by the coding sequence ATGATCGGGCTGTGGGACACCACCGGCAACGAGGTGGTCAAGGCGCTCGCCGCCGAGCGGCGCAGCGCGGGCGGGGTGGCCAGCGGGATGGCGCTGACCCTGATCGTCGTGGTGGACGAGAAGCGGGTCCGGGAGGCGGAGGCGGCGGCGACCATCGCGGCCGCCGCGCACCCCTGCCGGCTGCTCGTGGTGGTCCGCTCCGACGTCGAGCGGGAACGCAACCGACTCGACGCGGAGATCGTCGTCGGCGGCCGGCTGGGCCCGTGCGAGGCGGTCGTCACCCGGATGTACGGCCGGCTCGCGCTGCACGCCGAGTCGGTGGTGATGCCGCTGCTGGTGCCGGACGTGCCGGTGGTGACCTGGTGGCACGGCGAGCCGCCGGAGGAGATCGCGACGGACTTCCTCGGCGTGGTCGCGGACCGGCGGATCACCGACTCGGCGCAGGCCGCCGACCCGATCGCCGCGCTGCGGCAGCGGGCCGAGGACTACGCGCCGGGCGACACCGACCTGGCCTGGACCCGGATCACCCCGTGGCGCACCCTGGTGGCCGGGGCGTTCGACACCACCGAGGCCAAGGTGACCGAGGCGACCGTGGTGGCGCCGCGTACGGACCCGACGGCGGCGCTGATGCGCGGCTGGCTCTCCGCCCGGCTCGGCATCGAGCCGGCGTGGCAGCACACCGACGAGTTCCCGCGGATGCGCGAGGTGCAGCTGCGCTGCGCCAACGGCGACGAGCTGACTCTCACCCGGGACGACAGCATCGCCACGTTCCGCCGGACCGGCCAGGACGACCGGACGCTCCCGCTGGTCCGCCGGCCGCTCGGCGACGAGCTGGCCGAGGAGCTGCGCCGCCTCGACGCCGACCAGGTGTACGCGGAGGCGCTCGGCGCGGCCGCCGGGCTCACCGGGCTGGACCAGCGTCCGGCCCAGCGGGTGCACGTGTGGAAGGATCCGGCGACCGCCCAGCGGGCCGAGGCGGGCGTCACCGCGCACGCCGGGGCGACCGCCCGGCAGTGA
- a CDS encoding gluconeogenesis factor YvcK family protein produces MNPIRVVAFGGGHGLSASLRALRRCVPELDLDITAVVTVADDGGSSGRLRAERGGLPPGDLRQALVALAGDHPGTRRSAALFQHRFEAGLAHVAGGAADSLAGHAVGNLLICGLMELLGDPVAALDHAGAMLGAVGRVLPMSRQPVGIEARVRGADPAHPDEVRAVRGQHQVAVTSGRVESLRLTPAAPPACAEVLTAVRDADWLIFGPGSWYTSVLPHLLVPGLADAIVSSSARRLVTLNLVAEKETLGLSLADHLDTLGRYLPELKVDLVLADSTAVGDPEAVGRAAESLGARLVLAPVAVVDGTPRHDPAALGAALVPVLGADR; encoded by the coding sequence GTGAACCCGATCAGGGTGGTCGCCTTCGGTGGCGGGCACGGGCTCTCCGCGTCGCTGCGGGCGCTGCGCCGCTGCGTACCCGAGCTGGACCTGGACATCACGGCGGTGGTCACCGTCGCCGACGACGGCGGCTCCAGCGGCCGGTTGCGCGCCGAGCGCGGCGGCCTGCCCCCCGGCGACCTGCGCCAGGCGCTGGTCGCCCTGGCCGGCGACCACCCGGGCACCCGGCGCAGCGCGGCCCTGTTCCAGCACCGCTTCGAGGCCGGGCTGGCCCACGTGGCCGGCGGTGCGGCCGACTCCCTGGCCGGGCACGCCGTCGGCAACCTGCTGATCTGCGGGCTGATGGAGCTGCTCGGCGACCCGGTGGCGGCGCTCGACCACGCCGGCGCGATGCTCGGCGCGGTGGGGCGGGTGCTGCCGATGTCGCGCCAGCCGGTCGGCATCGAGGCCCGGGTGCGCGGCGCCGATCCGGCCCACCCCGACGAGGTACGCGCGGTGCGCGGCCAGCACCAGGTGGCGGTCACCTCCGGCCGGGTGGAGTCGCTGCGGCTCACCCCGGCCGCGCCGCCGGCCTGCGCGGAGGTGCTGACCGCGGTCCGGGACGCCGACTGGTTGATCTTCGGGCCGGGCAGCTGGTACACCAGCGTGCTGCCGCACCTGCTGGTGCCCGGGCTGGCCGACGCGATCGTGTCCAGCTCGGCGCGTCGGCTGGTCACCCTCAACCTGGTGGCGGAGAAGGAGACCCTCGGGCTCTCCCTGGCCGACCACCTGGACACCCTCGGCCGCTATCTGCCCGAGTTGAAGGTGGACCTGGTGCTGGCCGATTCGACGGCGGTGGGTGATCCCGAGGCGGTCGGGCGTGCGGCAGAATCGCTGGGTGCCCGGCTGGTCCTCGCTCCCGTGGCCGTCGTCGACGGCACGCCCCGCCATGATCCTGCCGCGCTGGGCGCCGCGCTGGTGCCCGTCCTGGGCGCCGATCGTTAG
- the secG gene encoding preprotein translocase subunit SecG: protein MPIAFVYTLIVLLIITSILLTLLILLHRGKGGGMSSMFGGGVSSSLAGSSVAEKNLDRYTVLVGIVWFACIVGIGLWLRLQLDSGGA, encoded by the coding sequence ATGCCGATCGCGTTCGTCTACACGTTGATCGTGTTGTTGATCATCACGAGCATCCTGCTCACCCTGCTGATCCTGCTGCACCGAGGTAAGGGTGGCGGCATGTCGAGCATGTTCGGTGGAGGGGTCAGCTCCAGCCTGGCCGGCTCCTCGGTGGCCGAGAAGAATCTCGACCGGTACACCGTGCTGGTGGGTATCGTCTGGTTCGCCTGCATTGTCGGGATCGGCCTCTGGCTCCGGCTCCAGCTGGACAGCGGCGGCGCCTGA
- a CDS encoding RNA polymerase-binding protein RbpA — MTNGNVIRGTRIGSAPERFDQRVEPAPRRPVVYWCRNDHRVQFQIAAEAQAPATWDCPRCGEPAGPDRDDPPGRSRAEPYKTHLAYVQERRTPEEGEALLAEALAALHHRRRP, encoded by the coding sequence GTGACGAATGGCAATGTCATCCGTGGTACCCGGATCGGGTCCGCCCCGGAACGCTTCGACCAGCGCGTCGAGCCGGCCCCGCGCCGGCCAGTGGTCTACTGGTGCCGCAACGACCACCGGGTCCAGTTCCAGATCGCCGCCGAGGCGCAGGCCCCGGCCACCTGGGACTGCCCGCGCTGCGGCGAGCCGGCCGGCCCCGACCGGGACGACCCGCCCGGACGCTCCCGCGCCGAGCCCTACAAGACCCACCTGGCGTACGTCCAGGAGCGCCGCACCCCCGAGGAGGGTGAGGCCCTCCTCGCCGAGGCCCTGGCCGCCCTCCACCACCGCCGCCGCCCCTGA
- the tpiA gene encoding triose-phosphate isomerase encodes MASTTRRPLMAGNWKMNLNHLEANLLVQKLAASLNEKQLTDVECVVLPPFTDLRTVQTAVDGDKLLIGYGGQDLSPFNSGAYTGDISGPMLAKLGCSYVVVGHSERRQYHHEDDALVNAKVAAALENGLTPILCIGEGLEIREQLKHVPHCCDQLDGALKGLSAEQVTKVVVAYEPVWAIGTGKTATPEDAQEVCGEVRRRLVETYDEGTAAQVRILYGGSVKASNVASIMAQPDVDGALVGGASLDAEEFAQICRFPEHIAR; translated from the coding sequence ATGGCGAGCACCACCCGCCGGCCGCTGATGGCCGGCAACTGGAAGATGAACCTGAACCACCTCGAGGCCAACCTGCTGGTGCAGAAGCTGGCGGCGAGCCTGAACGAGAAGCAGCTCACCGACGTCGAGTGCGTGGTGCTGCCGCCCTTCACCGACCTGCGGACCGTGCAGACCGCGGTGGACGGCGACAAGCTGCTGATCGGCTACGGCGGGCAGGACCTGTCGCCGTTCAACTCCGGCGCGTACACCGGGGACATCTCCGGTCCGATGCTGGCCAAGCTGGGGTGCAGCTACGTGGTGGTCGGGCACTCCGAGCGCCGGCAGTACCACCACGAGGACGACGCCCTGGTCAACGCCAAGGTGGCCGCGGCCCTGGAGAACGGCCTGACCCCGATCCTGTGCATCGGGGAGGGGCTGGAGATCCGCGAGCAGCTCAAGCACGTGCCGCACTGCTGCGACCAGCTGGACGGCGCGCTGAAGGGGCTCTCCGCGGAGCAGGTCACCAAGGTCGTCGTGGCGTACGAGCCGGTCTGGGCGATCGGCACGGGCAAGACGGCGACGCCGGAGGACGCCCAGGAGGTCTGCGGCGAGGTGCGCAGGCGGCTCGTCGAGACGTACGACGAGGGCACCGCGGCGCAGGTCCGGATCCTGTACGGCGGGTCGGTCAAGGCGTCGAACGTGGCGTCGATCATGGCCCAGCCGGACGTGGACGGGGCCCTGGTCGGGGGCGCCAGCCTGGACGCCGAGGAATTCGCGCAGATCTGCCGGTTCCCGGAGCACATCGCCCGCTGA
- the pgl gene encoding 6-phosphogluconolactonase: MSEASVAVHADPDLLAQAVAARLVVKLLDAQADRGQASVVLTGGRIAAAVHRAVAALPARDAVDWSRVDVWWGDERFLPAGDPERNETQARAALLDLVPLDPARIHPMPASDGPAGDDPETAAAGYAQELARAARPGHAALPHFDVLMLGVGEDGHVASVFPEHPVHHDNRPVSAVRGSPKPPPVRTTLTLPTINTAEEIWLVAAGADKARAVGMALAGAGPVQLPAAGVHGVARTLWLLDRAAASNVPPRSRSLR, translated from the coding sequence ATGAGTGAGGCGAGTGTCGCCGTACACGCCGACCCGGACCTGCTGGCGCAGGCGGTGGCGGCCCGGTTGGTGGTGAAGCTGCTCGACGCGCAGGCGGACCGGGGCCAGGCGTCGGTGGTGCTGACCGGCGGGCGGATCGCCGCGGCGGTCCACCGGGCGGTGGCGGCGTTGCCGGCGCGGGACGCCGTCGACTGGTCCCGGGTCGACGTCTGGTGGGGCGACGAGCGGTTCCTGCCGGCCGGTGACCCGGAGCGCAACGAGACGCAGGCCCGGGCGGCGCTGCTGGACCTGGTGCCGCTGGACCCGGCCCGGATCCACCCGATGCCGGCCTCGGACGGGCCGGCCGGCGACGACCCGGAGACGGCCGCCGCCGGGTACGCGCAGGAGCTGGCCCGGGCGGCGCGCCCGGGTCACGCCGCGCTCCCCCACTTCGACGTGCTGATGCTGGGCGTGGGCGAGGACGGGCACGTGGCGTCGGTCTTCCCGGAGCACCCGGTGCACCACGACAACCGGCCGGTCAGCGCGGTACGGGGCAGCCCGAAGCCGCCGCCGGTGCGCACCACGCTCACCCTGCCGACGATCAACACGGCCGAGGAGATCTGGCTGGTCGCGGCGGGCGCCGACAAGGCCCGCGCGGTCGGCATGGCGCTGGCCGGCGCCGGTCCGGTCCAGCTGCCCGCGGCCGGCGTGCACGGCGTCGCCCGTACCCTCTGGCTGCTCGACCGCGCCGCCGCGAGCAACGTCCCACCCCGCTCCCGCAGCCTCCGCTGA